The DNA region ATTCCATTTCCTAAGCGTTAAAATGCGGGGTATTTTGGCCCATTCACATATTTTGTGCCTAATACACTTAGTAATAGTCGATGcaccattttgaaaaaaaaaaaactgttttatttatttcatttttgtttttagacTCTATCAAATTAGAAAATCTGTAGATTTATTTTTTGACAGAAAATAGGGACCATATGGGAAAAGAACTCtttgatttatttcatttttgttttaaactctatcaaattagaatttttgtttcacaaggtgcttggctttagtgtatactaatactaaacttaggAGGTGTATTCAATtaagacttttaaagtgattgaattttaaatgacttttgtagagtttttgtagactttcataaaatcttttaaactttcatcaacATCGTAAGGGTCTATAAAAATTAGTAGGAAaaacatttataaatttttaaaaattttttcatattaaaaagtctacaaaagtcagtaaaactctaaattgaatacacccttacgAACATTCAATAATttctattaatacattatttgtaattttcttacaaaaatatatgtttataaatcataaataaattaatgcattgtaaaaaataaatattgattgtcACAAAAGTAGAGTATATTATAcatgaaaatataatcaattttcactaaatataacccaaatatttcttgaactaatgaaacaactaatgttgagtaatataattataaatgtcTAAAATGAACTTGGGCCAAAAGTATAATGTTAAAGTAATTCTAAGGTGGCACAATCTACCCAATCGACCCATTTGATGTCTGTGATGATGAAGTGAAACttatagatgatgatgatggctcAATAGAACTACCCATATCTCCTCCAATCTTATCCTATTCTTTGTAGCACGCAACATGCAAATTTGATGTGAACTGCAGCAAGAAATTCTGGCTGCTATTGGCAACAAAAAAATTTGCATAAATAatagaagaaaaaattataaaagtttgAAACGTACTGTAAAATTTGATAgaaattgatgaaaattttgtttGGTTTAAATAAGAGGATAAAAATCTATAGAGAAAATTAAGAAGTTTGGAGTTGGAAGATTGGATTTCATccatttatattaatgaaggaAAAGTCAACAAAAATCTTGACAAAGTCTATGAAAGTTTATAAGTTTTTGAATGCTAGTAGACTTCTctataaaaatctaaaatgaataccaatatacttttaaaacttttaaaaagtctgaatcgaatacagATAGACTTTTAAAGTCtttaaaaatctaaattgaATAACACCAAACTTTGAAAGtcattaaaagtttttaaaacactttaaaagtcttgattgaatacaccccttaatattataaaaaattaaattaaaaaatttcaattaaacttaaaattgaattaaaaataacttcaattaagCTTCATTAATCAAACCAAGCACAATAAAGAATATCATTTTGGATATTTGGCCAATCCTTTTGGATTGGATTAAGAATTTGACTAAAAATAGCAACACCATTTCAAATCCCCGCACACAACATTTTTCTGACAAGTTGACAATTATAGTTATACCCAAATATCAGCTACATGCCTacataaagagaaaaaaaaaaggtctatCATCCAACATCTGCAGGGAACACAGCTACACAAGTTACAGCCCAACACCAAAAactatataaaaagaaaaaagaaaaagaaataaagttctcATGCCTACACAACTGTACTAttacttcttttctttttttttttctttctttcctttttttttttttttttttttaaaaaaaaaaaaaaagagaaaaaaaaaaaaaaagagaaaaaaaaaaaaaaagagaaaaaaaaaaaaaaagagaaaaaaaaaaaaaaagagaaaaaaaaaaaaaaagagaaaaaaaaaaaaaaagagaaaaaaaaaaaaaaagagaaaaaaaaaaaaaaagagaaaaaaaaaaaaaaagagaaaaaaaaaaaaaaagagaaaaaaaaaaaaaaagagaaaaaaaaaaaaaaagagaaaaaaaaaaaaaaagagaaaaaaaaaaaaaaagagaaaaaaaaaaaaaaagagaaaaaaaaaaaaaaagagaaaaaaaaaaaaaaagagaaaaaaaaaaaaaaagagaaaaaaaaaaaaaaagagaaaaaaaaaaaaaaagagaaaaaaaaaaaaaaagagaaaaaaaaaaaaaaagagaaaaaaaaaaaaaaagagaaaaaaaaaaaaaaagagaaaaaaaaaaaaaaagagaaaaaaaaaaaaaaagagaaaaaaaaaaaaaaagagaaaaaaaaaaaaaaagagaaaaaaaaaaaaaaagagaaaaaaaaaaaaaaagagaaaaaaaaaaaaaaagagaaaaaaaaaaaaaaagagaaaaaaaaaaaaaaagagaaaaaaaaaaaaaaagagaaaaaaaaaaaaaaagagaaaaaaaaaaaaaaagagaaaaaaaaaaaaaaagagaaaaaaaaaaaaaaagagaaaaaaaaaaaaaaagagaaaaaaaaaaaaaaagagaaaaaaaaaaaaaaagagaaaaaaaaaaaaaaagagaaaaaaaaaaaaaaagagaaaaaaaaaaaaaaagagaaaaaaaaaaaaaaagagaaaaaaaaaaaaaaagagaaaaaaaaaaaaaaagagaaaaaaaaaaaaaaagagaaaaaaaaaaaaaaagagaaaaaaaaaaaaaaagagaaaaaaaaaaaaaaagagaaaaaaaaaaaaaaagagaaaaaaaaaaaaaaagagaaaaaaaaaaaaaaagagaaaaaaaaaaaaaaagagaaaaaaaaaaaaaaagagaaaaaaaaaaggtctatCAGCCAACATCTGCAGGGAACACAGCTACACAAGTTACAGCCCAACACCAAACactatataaaaagaaaaaagaaaaagaaataaagttctcATGCCTACACAACTGTACTAttacttcttttctttttttttttctttctttcctttttttttttttttgctttttcttaaaaagaaaaaaaaaaagaaaataaaagacatTAGATTCTCAATGATAAGTCAGGTAGAACCCATGGCTCCAAAACCACCAACTAATTCGCCTCTTCCCACTGCAAATTGCAGCATATAGAAATGCACTAGTCTTCATTCTTGTAGAACCCGGCTCCCAATTCAAAATAGAGCTTGCAGAAATAGTCGAGGTCAATATACAGGAGATTAGTCCGCTAGCATAATCAGTAGACACTTTTCCGTTAGACATGCTTGCTGCTCATGAGCTTCGTTCGTTCGTTCGTTTGATTCGTTCTCCAGCCACACTCACGCTGTTGATTCCAGACTCAGCCTGCTACAGACCAATCACAGAAACAAACCAGCAaagaaagtataaaaataacaatagcATATTTCAAATCGTAAAATGCAAGGTCGTGAAGAACACGTGCCTTATTGCCGGCTCCTGCAAAGGTTCTGGACTTGCCCCGTCTCTTGATGCTTCGATTACCCTTTTGAGAGCATTATTTGGCTACACAGCAGAAAAGAACAAGGAATACTTAAGTTTGATACTGAGAAAGAAAACCATGGTGGTGGTACGTGTTCCTTAACAAGCCTGACCAGATAACTAACTATGCATGCAATATCTATCTCTCATTGTTAGCAAGATGATTAATCATGCATGAAGTTGTTAGTGATTTTAcgagtaaaataaaataatcagaGTTATGAAATCGTAAAAGATCAAGTCATGAAATCTTGAACATGAGCAAGAATTTCATCAGTGAAGTAGCTTTCAAAACTTGCGACCTTCCAAAACAATGAGACATTTTTCATCTTCCGTAAAATAACATACTTAAAACCGGAAGAATTAACCAATGCACCCTGCTCTTGTATTTTGCAAGACCTGCATGAGGTTTGACATGCTTACAAATTTAAGAACCCAACTTCATGAATATTCTGAATAATATCAACAACATTCCAGCTCTTCAGTAGTCAGAATGATCCTAACAAAAAGAAGATGTAAATGAAGACTGAAAGAGAAAGTGCATAATCAATGATAATATTTCGGTTAGTAAATATAGGAATGAAAATGCATCAGTGAAATGGAAGAGCAACTTTTGTACTCCACCTGCGATTTGTCAGGCAAGCCACTTCCCAGTACATTGCTTGCACTTAGGCATCCATCCCCTAGCCGTGAAATTTGCTCCCCCAAGCTTACATTACCCTGCAAGGGCCCTTTGTTACTCGCTATCTTCCAGAATTTTTAAGACTCACCCTAACTCACAAACTAGGAACTCACCTCGCAAGAGAGGTGGATTTTGGAACTCGACACAAGTACACTTTCAGCACATTCCCATTGTTCATTTACACTGCCAGGCACACAACTTGCTACATCACCAGTACTCAAATGCTCGACTTTTGACTCCTTGCATATGCCTGTTGTTGGAGATAATCCAGCAGATGCAGGAGATGCAGACCCAATCCGCTGTGGACTAACAGAGGTCCGCTTCCCAAGTCTGTTGGAATTCGCATCAACTGTTTCATTTTCATGCTTCCTCTTTGGATGCCTGTCTTCAGGAGACTTGCAGCATTTGGCATCTTTCTCAGGAGTAGTAGTGCACTGAGTCGGATTCCTAGACAGCCGCTGTCTCTTATATCCCTCAGGAAAGACATAACCAGGAATTTGCTTTCTACGTACATGAGAGACATATATATCCATCCCTGGTCTCCAATAAGAATACATGCTTACGTCTTGTTTAAACTCATCAACAGTTCCACGAATATCAAACTGCTGTCCTTCTTGCACTTGCACTCCTTGCTTCCTCTGCAAGCCCATGAAAAATGCGCAATGCGGGCATGGCTTAGATGTGTCCACAAATTCATTTGGGTAAGGATGGCATTGCAGCATTCCATTTGTGTCACGCTCTATCTGCAAAAACACGAAATGCACACATAAACTTCAATCCTGGGAAAAGGGTCCTATGTGAAGGATATCAAAGAGGTAAAGAACAAATACAACAGCCTCAAAGCATCTTGCACTAGTATTCTCATGAACATGTTggaatttattagaacatcttTTCCACCTTAAGTGTAAGTTGTCTAAGCCGTGATTCAACCCATCCTTTCCAAGCCAGCAAATCATAATTATCTGCTGCAACAATGTCAACCTGAAGATAGTTTTTGTACACCTCAAAGAAAAGATAAGGCTCAAAAAGGGCACCCCATTGTGCCTTGTTCAACTCGATCTCCTAGTTATACAAATAAACAAGAAAACAGAACCACCAATCAAAATGAGCAGCCAGAAGAAAGGCATAAAAGTTGAATCAAACTTCTGTCTTACACTCTTACCTCACAAATCTTGTTACCAAATTGGAACTGGTCCATCATAACACGAAGAGTACTTGGTGAAACATTGTAACTAGAATTCATGCAAGGGTACGCAGGAGTAATTATTGGCATATGATGAGTTCGATCTTTGGGATTCTTGCGAGGATCCCAAACTAGAAACCCAAGGTCAGCCTCCTCTATAGGGCATAACATCACAGGATTTGGCCAGCGCCATTGTGTATAGACTCTAAAGAACCGTGAAACCAGCATACTAGGTATTGCATTGGGATAAAACTGGCAAACACGGGCAACCAAAAGGGCCCAATTTACACCACCAAGAAATCCAGTGACCTAACCAAGAGCcagtagaaaaagaaaaagtaaaaaataaaaaagtaaaaataaaaaaggtatATCATGGAAAATACCATTATTATACAGAAACTGGATTAGAAGTGGAGAGTTCAACTTACATTTGAATAGACGCCACGCCTTTTTGCCCAAAATTTCAAACATTTAAGTGTTGTTCGGAAGTGCTACAAATAGTATAAAGAATGAATAACATTGAAAACAATGATACTTGGATCAGTTGGATGACTTGTTGGGGTTAGAGCCTGTGCTTACCTCGGCATTTGGAACAAGTTTCAGAATTTGATCAGCAACCCTGCACCCATTGAGGCTTCGAACTGTTGCTTCATCAACATTGTACAGCACAGAGCGTTCAGAGATGTCAAAATCCTGTTGacaatttgaaattataaaaggGTACTGGCATTCAATTTACATTTGCAGTACTTTTACATTGAGAATCCTGTTGACAAATTGACAGTACAAAGTACATTGATATTCATTTATCCCATgggttttttcttttatttttctttttcaattttatccAGAGTTAATAATTCAAATAGCATTGCTCTAATGTGATCACCAAGAAGGAACTTGAAAGTgtgaaaaaaaatctataatccACCTCATTGGCAATGTTGAGATAAAATAAACTGTGCAAAACATGGGCAAAAGACTTAATATGAAGATACATTCAACTCAAGAGCAATAATCATAGCCTTTGCTCCACCACATAACACACTTTTATCCTACATAAACTTATAAAGGCTACTTCACCATAATGCAACCCCAATGAaatgatgaatatatattttcatattaagaTAATCAATGCAAAACTCATATTTTATACCTAAGAATTTTTCAACACTCTAACACATGACACCTTATGTAGTATCAAAATCTATTATCCAAACATCTTTACAATCATGTTTATGTAGAACATTTTGATCTGACATTGGATAAGGTAATTAGAAAGTTTAAGTAAATGGAATGTTTAAGGAACTAAACATCAACACATGTGTTCAAACTTACTTCTGGGACGACTAGTAGAGAGATACTTGCATAAAGAAGGTCAATTGATATCccttgaaatttgaatttcataacAGGGACATGAGCATCAGGAACAGGTTGAAGTTCACTAACTTcttccatttcaactaaaatatCACGCAGAATAATGAAAAAATCTTCCTGCAGAGAGAACGGATACAGAAGTGAACTCTTTAAACAGCAATAGAACTAACGATAGTGAACTAAAGGTATTTTATCCACAACTTGATACTCACATCTCGATTAATATAAGATGGCCCAATGCACAATGTGTCAATGTCAGCTCCCGGCCCATGAACCTACAAGAAATATCACTTGTGGACACATTATGTGCTAAGGGAAAACTTCAAGTTATTACCATAGGAACCAATTAAATTTGATAACTAGgaataactacagttttatttagCATAGACAGAAATTTCAGTAGGTTATGGTCTGGATTTTGTAACATTATATTCTTTCTAACATCTGAAGACACTTCCGGTTTCCCCTTTCAGATAGGCACAAAGTGTCGTATTTatagtttaaaaattaaaatccaagtaccaaataaaatataatagttaCAGTTTTGATATGCAGACACCTCGTAATCATTCCTTCCCTGCCGTATTTTGCACAAAGTTTTTAGCTACCGTATCAAGAACCTATAGCCTAACTGTTAAGTCATTTGACAGGCTAGAAATGTTACATAGCATGGGTTGGAGTATCAAAAGCCACTAATCCCACTATAGAAGGATTCACCATCTAAAATGCACTCAATTCACGCATTTGCTTCAGAACAGAAGATTCGTCCAATACTGCTCATGATCAAAGccagaattaattaaataattcttaGAAATCATGCTATTACTAATGTATTTCCCACAGTAAACATCCAAATTCATTCCTAAACTACATTAATGTTACCTCTTATCCAACATCATAGCTACAAACAAAGATATTAGTATCTAGATTCCCAACGAAAAAAGATCTTAATCGCAATGACTAAGCTAACTGTTCAAATTTTGTCAGAGACTAGCAAACCTAATGCTTTTTAACATCACAACAATCACCACTTCAAATCAGAATACTGTTGATGGCCACTATAAAATTCATAAAAAGCTCCACCCAGTCATTATTCTCATTAAATCATAATGGTTCATTCCCAAAACCCACTTCCCTCTAGTGTGGGAGGGACTACAAAAGAATTACCAAAAATATATTTCAGGGCATCTCTAactaattcaaatttcaaaataaacaatGGCATATTGGCATCCACAGTAAGTGtgtcaattatttttttgtttgtagtCTTTTTTATTTCCATTGCCTCATCCAGAATAGTGCATTATTAACAGGATCTCCTTTCTATTCCTGATGTCAAAAAATTGTGCTCAATAAATTAGCGTTACACTAGATGCTGCTTGAATATAGCTAAATGTTTTATGTATAGAGAACTCCGCTTAAACTTCTGGTTCATTCAGTCTGCTATACTAATTACACAAAACTTGTGAATTCAGAGGACACATGGTTCATGGTTACCTCACTCTCAACAATTTTCTTATTTCAGCAAGGTTTTATTTAAGCCTGCACCTTCAGTAAGGTTTTTTATATTTAGCTACCCTCTATTTAGCTAGCTGTAGTTGATTTACACCTGCATCTACAGTTAGGTTTATTCAGCTTCCCTCTATTAACTGCACAAAATTTACGAACATAGAACATTGTGGTTCATCCATTCATGTTTGCCTTAACGTTTTCCTTTTTAGCTATTTTATCATCATTGTCAAACATTCATAAGATAAGGAAGAAAATTTTCAGCAAGGATGGTATGCTATTAAGAAATTTTATGTAAATGTTACTGATTAAAGAATATTATTGAGTAACATGCAAAACAGTTTTTCAAGCCATCACAAGACTAAAATCAGCAAGGTATTAAAATAGTATAGTCTTTTGGCAGTTATTATCCTCCTTGCAGTTTATGATTTTACAACATGCTGCTTTGCACTATCATAGGGAAGTTTTTGGTCTAGAGGTAAGAAATGGCTAGATACTACAAGTGAGTTTTCTTAAGTATCTAAAAATCACTGCAATGAAAAACCTATGAATTAAATACAAATGAGATAGACAATTTTCAAATGTTTAATAAGAAGCAAATATGTAGAACCTTGAGATATTACATCTAATGTCCTCCTAAATTCTAATGTAACATAAAATAACTGAAAATTTTACTTACCCCTAACTGGTAGGAGCCAAAAGTCAATATAACAGCATTTGCATCTTCCACCATTTGATCTGAGTAACCTCTCTGACGGGTCAATTTCTTCACCCAGAGCTTCACAATCTAAATCACAATTGACAGTATTAATGCCAATCACATATTCAaagcaaattaattattaagtatataatataatattttatctaattatattttaaataatttattatttatataataatataattttaatttaaaaaaagaaagttttATAGACATATTAAACCTATCCCACATAGCCTAGTTTAAGGAAATGGAGCATGGGGCTCCCCTATAAAGGGGGAGTCTCATGCTCACTTTTGAAGCTGTGCAGATT from Ipomoea triloba cultivar NCNSP0323 chromosome 6, ASM357664v1 includes:
- the LOC116023333 gene encoding nuclear poly(A) polymerase 2-like isoform X1, with product MTVGSESAAETSPTSTEAPPPKKYGVTMPLSLAGPSEADLQRSAALEKFLRDSGLYESDEETAKREQVLRQLDQIVKLWVKKLTRQRGYSDQMVEDANAVILTFGSYQLGVHGPGADIDTLCIGPSYINRDEDFFIILRDILVEMEEVSELQPVPDAHVPVMKFKFQGISIDLLYASISLLVVPEDFDISERSVLYNVDEATVRSLNGCRVADQILKLVPNAEHFRTTLKCLKFWAKRRGVYSNVTGFLGGVNWALLVARVCQFYPNAIPSMLVSRFFRVYTQWRWPNPVMLCPIEEADLGFLVWDPRKNPKDRTHHMPIITPAYPCMNSSYNVSPSTLRVMMDQFQFGNKICEEIELNKAQWGALFEPYLFFEVYKNYLQVDIVAADNYDLLAWKGWVESRLRQLTLKIERDTNGMLQCHPYPNEFVDTSKPCPHCAFFMGLQRKQGVQVQEGQQFDIRGTVDEFKQDVSMYSYWRPGMDIYVSHVRRKQIPGYVFPEGYKRQRLSRNPTQCTTTPEKDAKCCKSPEDRHPKRKHENETVDANSNRLGKRTSVSPQRIGSASPASAGLSPTTGICKESKVEHLSTGDVASCVPGSVNEQWECAESVLVSSSKIHLSCEGNVSLGEQISRLGDGCLSASNVLGSGLPDKSQPNNALKRVIEASRDGASPEPLQEPAIRHVFFTTLHFTI
- the LOC116023333 gene encoding nuclear poly(A) polymerase 2-like isoform X2 produces the protein MTVGSESAAETSPTSTEAPPPKKYGVTMPLSLAGPSEADLQRSAALEKFLRDSGLYESDEETAKREQVLRQLDQIVKLWVKKLTRQRGYSDQMVEDANAVILTFGSYQLGVHGPGADIDTLCIGPSYINRDEDFFIILRDILVEMEEVSELQPVPDAHVPVMKFKFQGISIDLLYASISLLVVPEDFDISERSVLYNVDEATVRSLNGCRVADQILKLVPNAEHFRTTLKCLKFWAKRRGVYSNVTGFLGGVNWALLVARVCQFYPNAIPSMLVSRFFRVYTQWRWPNPVMLCPIEEADLGFLVWDPRKNPKDRTHHMPIITPAYPCMNSSYNVSPSTLRVMMDQFQFGNKICEEIELNKAQWGALFEPYLFFEVYKNYLQVDIVAADNYDLLAWKGWVESRLRQLTLKIERDTNGMLQCHPYPNEFVDTSKPCPHCAFFMGLQRKQGVQVQEGQQFDIRGTVDEFKQDVSMYSYWRPGMDIYVSHVRRKQIPGYVFPEGYKRQRLSRNPTQCTTTPEKDAKCCKSPEDRHPKRKHENETVDANSNRLGKRTSVSPQRIGSASPASAGLSPTTGICKESKVEHLSTGDVASCVPGSVNEQWECAESVLVSSSKIHLSCEGNVSLGEQISRLGDGCLSASNVLGSGLPDKSQPNNALKRVIEASRDGASPEPLQEPAIRLSLESTA